The window CTTATGTCTAGAACCGATATCTTGTGAACCTGATCGACACGAAATACTCCGTATCCCATATCTTCACAACTTCCCACATTGCTCACAAACATCTGCAGTGAACCAATCTTCGTGTTCTCGGGAGAGAAATTGTAACCATTGGGATGGTTGAAATCTTTGTGCAAGCATTTGACCATTGCTGTCGGCGGAACTCCAGCGAAACCAGTTTCTTCATGAGGAAAAGTTCGTGGTCCAATCATGGGATAGTCCAAAATGTAGGCTGCTACTTCTCTGATAGCTCCTTCACCGACCTGTGTGCCTTTCTTTAGTCCCTCGCCATCAACTGAAACAGGCTGTCCGTGCGGATTGTTCACAGCCATTGGTTCCTCATCAATGGGCTTGAAGACAGAGACATACTTGTGGCCAGATGGATCTTGCATAAAGTANNNNNNNNNNNNNNNNNNNNNNNNNNNNNNNNNNNNNNNNNNNNNNNNNNNNNNNNNNNNNNNNNNNNNNNNNNNNNNNNNNNNNNNNNNNNNNNNNNNNNNNNNNNNNNNNNNNNNNNNNNNNNNNNNNNNNNNNNNNNNNNNNNNNNNNNNNNNNNNNNNNNNNNNNNNNNNNNNNNNNNNNNNNNNNNNNNNNNNNNNNNNNNNNNNNNNNNNNNNNNNNNNNNNNNNNNNNNNNNNNNNNNNNNNNNNNNNNNNNNNNNNNNNNNNNNNNNNNNNNNNNNNNNNNNNNNNNNNNNNNNNNNNNNNNNNNNNNNNNNNNNNNNNNNNNNNNNNNNNNNNNNNNNNNNNNNNNNNNNNNNNNNNNNNNNNNNNNNNNNNNNNNNNNNNNNNNNNNNNNNNNNNNNNNNNNNNATAGGAATAATTCTTACCATAGAACCTCGGTGGCATCATGTTTGGTACAAGCAGTGTACACATTGGAACGAGACAGACAACAAAACAGGATTGGTCTAAAGTCACAAGCCAACCACTGGTGGGAGTTTTTCAACTTCACTTTAGCCGAAACCCTAATCGACGACTCAGATGGATCCATATACGGCGCCGTGTTCGAATACAAACACTTCTTCTCTTACAATTACCATAACACCCATCATTCGAAACCACCTCCTCGTCACGTGATCGCGTTCCGTGGCACGATCATGAAACGGCACTCTCGGTCACGCGACCTTAAGCTCGACCTACGCTGCGTCCGCGACTGCCTCCAAGACAGCACTAGGTTCGTGCATGCGATTCAGGTGATTCAAAGTGCGGTGGCTAAAACTGGTAATGCAGCCGTGTGGCTAGCCGGACATTCTCTTGGAGCAGCCGTGGCTTTGCTTGCCGGGAAGATCATGACTAGGTCTGGTTTCCCTCTTGAGAGTTACTTATTTAATCCTCCGTTCTCGTCGATTCCGATTGAGAAACTGGTGAAGAGTGAGAAGCTTAAACATGGAGTTCGATTCGCTGGAAGTCTCGTCAAAGCCGGAGTAGCAATCGCTGTCAAGGGTCGCCACCATAATAAGGTAACATATTCCATTTAAGAATATTTggggttttaattattttcacacagactttattttgtaaaattattaactaagattttctaatttttttaatttaattttttttttcgaaaaatatcCATAGAGTTAATTAGATagagaaaatatgatttttttttcgttataaaagaaaaaaaaactgttaccttttgtttttttctatctaaacatatcatttaaaacaaaaaaaaaactaataataaatacaGTAGAAATTACAAATGATCACATTTTAGGTTTAAAATTCTAAACTGGTATAAAATTtcgaaaataacaaattaagcaaaataaaacttctaaaGCATCGTAGACCGTAGTATAgcaataactaaataaatccaAAAACGACACAATTTAAATGAAATGAAAAGCGTAATTGTTGCTCAACTTTGTCTTTGAGGTTCTAATCTCTAACAAATATATAGTGATGTGTATTGTTTACAGGGTCAAGAAGACGATTCATTTATGAAGTTAGCATCATGGATACCATATTTGTATGTGAATCCGTCAGATCCAATATGCTCAGAATACATTGGTTACTTCAAGCACAGAAACAAAATGTTTGAGATAGGAGCCGGTAAAATCGAGAGAATTGCTACGAGGAACTCACTTAGGAGTCTGTTAtcaggcggaggaggaggaggaggttcgTCTTCGGATTCTTGTTCATCAGAGCCTCTTCATCTTTTACCATCGGCGTATATGACTATAAACATTAGCCAGTCGCCTACTTTTAAGAGGGCTCATGGGATTCATCAATGGTGGGATCCGATGTTTAATGGTGaatatgttttgcatcaattttAATCTCTGACTTCTACAAATGCTTTTGTAACCAGAGTcaaaactacatatatttatttaatagtttGCATGTTTGTCGAATCAGTATTTTACCACGTCAATAATAGTCTCGATGATGATCACTTTAATCATGCGAGTATAGAACAGAGATTTCAGAATCACGAACGTTCCATAACTCAACAAGACTAGGATTCTATATAATAACCAAATCATCATATTCATTACCAAACCCACTGTTTCGAAAAGCTAAGGGTTAGATTAGTTCAAAGACAGTGACACTTATTTATTGTTATGGACACTGGATATACACCTGTtgaacaatcacaaaacatagATTGGCGCAGAGGAGCGATAGAGATAATTTCAGTTTCAGTTCCACTAATACTGGTCGAGCCGGTTGTCCATAATGGCAGAGACAGTGCTGATAAACTCCTCTTCTGTTGTCTCTGGGGAACCTATGGCTTCTGCATCGTGTATGATTTGTTCGATCACAGATTCGTTCTTGAGTGTTTCTCTGCTTTCCGATGGTAAAAGGTGTGAGACCTTTTGCAGAACCTTTCTTGAGAAGCATGGTTGAAATGCGAAGGACACGCGTGCATGAAGGCGGAATCTCCCAACCATGGAATCTCAGAAGATCAATGTCTTGCTCAGAGTCCAAAGATTTGATGTATTCCAATGTTTCTGAAGAGTACGGCTGTTTTGCTTGAGGCCAGTATAGCCATTCGAATGTGCAATCTTCAAACTGCACAAGAACAAATAAGGTGTTTTCAGCTGAAATATTCTGCAGATTTGGAAACCAAAAGTGAATATCAATATCCCTGTTTGAGTATAGTAGAATTGTTTACCTTATTGGGAAAGCAATAGCCATGGTCGATTGGAGTAAGCACCATCTGTCCATCATTTCCGTCTCGGCTAACCAAAATGTTGCCAGCGTGGCGATCTGCATTAGCCAGCCTTATGTCTAGAACCGATATCTTGTGAACCTGATCGACACGAAATACTCCGTATCCCATATCTTCACAACTTCCCACATTGCTCACAAACATCTGCAGTGAACCAATCTTCGTGTTCTCGGGAGAGAAATTGTAACCATTGGGATGGTTGAAATCTTTGTGCAAGCATTTGACCATTGCTGTCGGCGGAACTCCAGCGAAACCAGTTTCTTCATGAGGAAAAGTTCGTGGTCCAATCATGGGATAGTCCAAAATGTAGGCTGCTACTTCTCTGATAGCTCCTTCACCGACCTGTGTGCCTTTCTTTAGTCCCTCGCCATCAACTGAAACAGGCTGTCCGTGCGGATTGTTCACAGCCATTGGTTCCTCATCAATGGGCTTGAAGACAGAGACATACTTGTGGCCAGATGGATCTTGCATAAAGTACGCTCCTCCTGATCCATCAGATGATTGAATCGGGCCATTTCCCTTCTCCAAGCCTTCTTAAGTGGAGCTGATAAGCTCTTCGAGCAATAGAGGCAGTTTAATTTCAGGATTAACAATAACAGGCTCCACAAAGAACTCTTTAGGCTTTGCTTGTGGTGATATGTTTCCTCTGCTACCATCCACATTGTTCTTGTGATTTACATCATCAATAAACACCTCAAAATCCTTCCCGACTGGTTTTGCCTTGACTTTAACAGATTTTCTAATTAGCAAGTGAATCACATTCTCTCCCTTTTTACAGAGATCAGTGATGAGTCTCTGGTCATCTAGCTCCTCACCATCTAAAGTGAGTTCATGATCCCTGGGGATTCCAAGATCGTTTTCCTTTAAGGCAATTTGCTGCTTCACATAACCAACATTTCTACTCCTCTCAACAACGAGCTCAAACTCCTTCCCACCAACAGTTCTTACAGAAATGGCCTGGAGATCTGAAATTTTAACAACCAAATGCAACAACTTCCCATCAACAACACCATAATCTCGAATTTGGGAATCATTTCGAGATAGCTCTCTACCATCATACAGAAGCCTCTGCTTCTTCACGAAAAACCCCTTGATACTCTGAATCCTTAGCTTCACAGATGCTATTGAATCTGACTCCATGACCCGCTTCGGGATCACAGATCCAGCAATAGTCAGGAAAACCAAGATTGGGTCGTCTAAGTTCGAACCAAACCGTCCAATAATACCTGGAAAGTTTATAAGTTCCTCCAGGGCTGGACTCAACGCTACACTAGCAACTGACATTCCAACTGTACACTACTATTCCTAAATCCTGAAGAACCGGATTCCTGGGAATGAAGAGAGCTCAACAGGAATAAAGGGTGAAATCCCAGGAATCAACCCTTATCTTCTCCCGTGAGCTTTTGAAAAGACCAAGTTCCTGCACGGATTCAGGAACTCTGGAACAGAAAGGCCTTGTAACTCACATCTTGCCGAGCAATATTTTCCAAGTATTCATATTGAAGCTAAAACAATCCCAAAACCACCTAGGATTAGGCTCTCATTCAAATCGTGGAAGCTGAAAAGTATCTTTCTACTCGCATCAATTGCAACGAACCTGAATAAGAACAATGATCACAAGGATTAGACATGGAACAGCAATAACTTAATTGATATCCCAAGGGGAATTCATAATTCAGTAATTCAAGGACATCAATCACCATTTTCTAATTCACAAGAGATTATCACAGATGTCAAATATTCagatcaaacacaaaaacatttatcaaaaaaacactaaaaaaaacgCCAACCTCTTTGAATGGATGATGATTTGTGATGATGAACATACCTCAAAGTCTGATCTTAGCGAACTATATAAACTCTAAAACCTTACATTCtctcatctatatataaaattagaaaatcttgATATCTAAAAATAGCTTTGAAAGCATAACCAAACAACGGCCACAAATTAGTTTCAAGTCAACGTCTTAATCGGATTTTTATcatctaaaacccaaaaaaacaaagctgGTGCCTAAGTTTTCAAACTTTATCCGATTTTGACTAATCTTATTTTTAGGTctgataaaaactaaaaattgaatCTAAACACTAAATCCAGCACAATACTCAAAACCTACAGTTTCAATCCATAAACACTAAAGAGAAGCCTCAGATCATCTTAACGAACATCTCCAATTTTGAGCCGCTACAGAAATCTCTATAACTCACAACAGATTTcgaaatttttaatttacatttcaCGATTACTCATGATCGGAGAAGATATCGGAAAGATAAATCGAAATCAACAGATTCTACAGAGAGATCGAAAATTCCAAAANaaaaaaaaaaaaaaaaaaaaaaaaaaattgccataCCTAAAGGAATCAAAATCCGCGAAGCGATGAATCAACCGAGCGATTCTTCTCGGTGAAATCGGAACTGGTGTGCGATTAAACTTACTCGCCAAGTTTCTTCGCAATCCGAAAACCCTCTctccactatttttttttttccccgagAACTTCTTTTTTTAGCGTTTCCCAGAAAAAGaaaggacgaagaagaagaggagagagagagagagagaaacagtgGTAAGTCTTCTTTGAACAGCGGCGAAGTTTGTTGGGATCTATTTATACTGTTTAACCTCGCTGACTTTTTAACGGAGGTTTTTATCCGAGTATTAACGCCGTGAACTCTTCCCCAAGGCAGGTTACCGTTTCCGTAACGGACGCATATGTTTACCGTTTCAGACCGACTCTAGTGATTTTCAATCAAAGACTCTCTTTTTGCCTTTGTATTTGTTTCTACTTTATTCTTCCAACATTTAAAGAGAAactttatatatcaaattaaattctgaaggacaatatatatatatatatatataattcctataaagttaaaagaaaaagtatcaTACAAAGTTGATTAAAAAATGTATGAGTGACATCAATAATCTCCTATCCAAAAGATAAAGGAAGTAGAGAATTAGgcaattttcaatttattgaaaagattattaaaatatatttcaatttattgaaaagaacattaaaataaattttcattatcttttgtatatgaaataaattggtagagttctcaaaaaaaaaaaaaagtatacaatATAAATGTTCATCCTAAAAAATgtcacaaaatttcaaaaaatgtcCAAACAAATTCAACAAGAAACATTAACCCAAATTAGAAACGAATTAAATTTTAGTAATAACCAATTATTCATGAGAGATAATACCATTTATTCATgtaataaagaaattaaaaaaaaaaagaatgtgaaaaaataaaggaatTAAAGCAACAATGTTTGTGACCTCTTCACAAGTTTCTCTCTATAAACTCCCAAATCCTCTGTTCCATGTATACCCGGTCCTTTCTCCTCCGAGGCATATGCCGTTCATCAGGAAATATCAACAACTCATACCGCTTACCAGCTTCGACAAGCGCGTTTACAAGCCTAGCAGTATGTCTGAAATGCACATTCTCATCGATCATTCCGTGTACTAACATCAGCTTCTGCTTATCAGTCAGGTTCTCCACATGATGCATCACCGCGCTTTTCAGGtatccctcctcctcctctgagGGAAGTCCCATGTACTTTTCTGTATAGAATGAGTCATAGCCATCCCAAGATGTAACAGGAGCACCCGAGACAGCGCAGTTAAAGATCTCAGGGTATCGTGTCAAGAGTGTAGCTGAGAGGTAACCACCGTAACTCCAACCGTACACCCCAATGTGGTCTGGTTTAGCTAGGCCTTGGTCTATTAGCCATTTGGCTCCGGTTACTTGATCTTCTGCATCAACATATCCACAGTTATTCTTGATCCAAGATTCAAACTTCAGCCCACGTCTTGCAGTTCCTCTGTTATCAAGCTGCAAAAGatttatagagattatataTCAATTCTAAAGCCTCATCTTTAGAGTGAACCTTATTCAACAGTTAactgatgaagaaaaaaaaaaaaaaaaNNNNNNNNNNNNNNNNNNNNNNNNNNNNNNNNNNNNNNNNNNNNNNNNNNNNNNNNNNNNNNNNNNNNNNNNNNNNNNNNNNNNNNNNNNNNNNNNNNNNNNNNNNNNNNNNNNNNNNNNNNNNNNNNNNNNNNNNNNNNNNNNNNNNNNNNNNNNNNNNNNNNNNNNNNNNNNNNNNNNNNNNNNNNNNNNNNNNNNNNNNNNNNNNNNNNNNNNNNNNNNNNNNNNNNNNNNNNNNNNNNNNNNNNNNNNNNNNNNNNNNNNNNNNNNNNNNNNNNNNNNNNNNNNNNNNNNNNNNNNNNNNNNNNNNNNNNNNNNNNNNNNNNNNNNNNNNNNNNNNNNNNNNNNNNNNNNNNNNNNNNNNNNNNNNNNNNNNNNNNNNNNNNNNNNNNNNNaaaaaaaaaaaaaaaaagaagataaagaattTGTAGAACCTTCCAAACTAAGATGCCTCTGCTTCTCAGGTACTGTGTCCTCATGTCGACTGTATTAATCCAAGAATCATGGACAAGCTGAACGCTGGGACCTCCGTACACGCTGATCATTGTTTTATATGGAGGAGGGCCAAATTTCGAACTGTCGGGTTTGTAAACCGCACCGTACAGCATTGTCTTTCCATCATTGGCTTGTATTTGAACAAACTCTGGAGGCTCAAGTTTAAGGCTTTTCAGTAGTTTAGGAGATGTCTGCTCGTAGAGAATCTTGAGTACAGTTCCATCGCTCAAAGAGCAAAGAGTAACCCGCGGAGGCGAATCAACTGAATCATGAATGTCAACGAAGTTCTTCATCTGGTGATCGAGCACAACGATATGTTTTCCTTTCCCGTGTGTAAGCCTCGTTGGTTGACACTGAGATGCATCTCCAGCTTCCAGTTTTGTGCAGTAAAGATTAGTCTCACGTGGTCCATCAAGGGTCCCTGTGAAATACAGCAGACTCATCAGCTCATTTACACCTGAGATTTGCTCAACCATCCATTCACCACTAGTAATAGCTCCAAGGCATGTCCCATCAGACTCATAAAGATAAAAATGTCTGAAACCAGTCCTCTCGCTGGCCCAAATGAATCCTCCTGAACCTTTCAACATAGGGACATTCTCCAAAGGGGTAAAACAGTCGTGTAAAGTCACCCACGCGTCGGATTCTTCAATCAACAGTATGTTTCTTTGACCAGTGTTTATGTCAAACTCGATGATTTTAAGTCTACTCTGGGACCTATTCATAACCTGAGCTGTGAGAACGTTCCCGGGCATCCAACTGACTCTCCCAAGATACTCGTCCTCAGTATTTGCTTTTCCTCCACACACAAGATCCATCCAAGTCGTCTTCCCGCCGCCAGCTGAAGAAACTACCCCGAGACGGACGGTGGAATTCAGAGCTCCTGCAAAAGGATAAGCATGATCTTCTTGCGCCTCTAAACCAACCGAGCTTTTTCCCTGATGCATTATTCTGAACAAAGGAATCTGTGAGGAGTCAACTTCTGTATATGCGATATACTGGCTATCTAATGACCACCAATACCCATTCCTCCGATCCATCTCCTCCTGGAATAGGAAAAGTTTCAGATATAACACACAAGTTGTAGCATAAGCTGTCGATTTCTTCTGGGATACAAACGAAATGGCAGTTTTAAGAGAAACTTTACTCACCTGAGCTATGTACTCAGCAAGACCATGAGTCTGCAGCAACAAAAGAAATCACAGTTATTCTCCCGAGAGAATGTTTAATAATAAGACCACAATAGCAGTCATGAAACAAAGATTTACTTACCAGAGTACTTCCATTGGCACCATTTGTTAGCTGTTGTGTCTGGTTTTTTAACAAACTGAGGACATGCAACTCCGAGTCTCTTACATATGCAAGAAATAAGCCATTGGGGGAAAGACGAGGGTCGATGACTGGAGAAGTGGGAGAACTTGGAACTATGAGCTCCGG is drawn from Camelina sativa cultivar DH55 chromosome 8, Cs, whole genome shotgun sequence and contains these coding sequences:
- the LOC104706728 gene encoding uncharacterized protein LOC104706728, which encodes MADMPEKDVPFAVEDIVQSPLPGYVAPTGVSFSPDDSLITYLFSPEENLDRRLYAFDVNRGESSLVFSPPDGGVDESNISPEEKLRRERLRERGLGVTRYEWVKTNSKMRFIMVPLPAGVYMKDLSSSPDPELIVPSSPTSPVIDPRLSPNGLFLAYVRDSELHVLSLLKNQTQQLTNGANGSTLTHGLAEYIAQEEMDRRNGYWWSLDSQYIAYTEVDSSQIPLFRIMHQGKSSVGLEAQEDHAYPFAGALNSTVRLGVVSSAGGGKTTWMDLVCGGKANTEDEYLGRVSWMPGNVLTAQVMNRSQSRLKIIEFDINTGQRNILLIEESDAWVTLHDCFTPLENVPMLKGSGGFIWASERTGFRHFYLYESDGTCLGAITSGEWMVEQISGVNELMSLLYFTGTLDGPRETNLYCTKLEAGDASQCQPTRLTHGKGKHIVVLDHQMKNFVDIHDSVDSPPRVTLCSLSDGTVLKILYEQTSPKLLKSLKLEPPEFVQIQANDGKTMLYGAVYKPDSSKFGPPPYKTMISVYGGPSVQLVHDSWINTVDMRTQYLRSRGILVWKLDNRGTARRGLKFESWIKNNCGYVDAEDQVTGAKWLIDQGLAKPDHIGVYGWSYGGYLSATLLTRYPEIFNCAVSGAPVTSWDGYDSFYTEKYMGLPSEEEEGYLKSAVMHHVENLTDKQKLMLVHGMIDENVHFRHTARLVNALVEAGKRYELLIFPDERHMPRRRKDRVYMEQRIWEFIERNL
- the LOC109124963 gene encoding GDSL esterase/lipase At4g10955-like, whose translation is NSYHRTSVASCLVQAVYTLERDRQQNRIGLKSQANHWWEFFNFTLAETLIDDSDGSIYGAVFEYKHFFSYNYHNTHHSKPPPRHVIAFRGTIMKRHSRSRDLKLDLRCVRDCLQDSTRFVHAIQVIQSAVAKTGNAAVWLAGHSLGAAVALLAGKIMTRSGFPLESYLFNPPFSSIPIEKLVKSEKLKHGVRFAGSLVKAGVAIAVKGRHHNKGQEDDSFMKLASWIPYLYVNPSDPICSEYIGYFKHRNKMFEIGAGKIERIATRNSLRSLLSGGGGGGGSSSDSCSSEPLHLLPSAYMTINISQSPTFKRAHGIHQWWDPMFNGEYVLHQF